In a single window of the Equus quagga isolate Etosha38 chromosome 7, UCLA_HA_Equagga_1.0, whole genome shotgun sequence genome:
- the CHST12 gene encoding carbohydrate sulfotransferase 12, with amino-acid sequence MAKARLFRLWLVLGSVFMILLIIVYWDNVGTAHFYLHTSFSRPHPLEGLPTAGQREEKELPADMDEFLEKLLSGGAKQNVLSGKKMEQPSLLASGRPVLSNVEERIRGYDWSTHGAQQSPDLDRRQAERRSVLRELCANASFVFPTKERSFDDIPNYELNHLIVDDRHGVIYCYVPKVACTNWKRVMIVLSESLLDQGAPYRDPLDIPREYVHNSSTHLTFNKFWRRYGRFSRHLMKIKLKKYTKFLFVRDPFVRLISAFRSKFELENEEFYRKFAVPMLKMYSNHTSLPASVSEAFSAGLKVSFANFIQYLLDPHTEKLAPFNEHWRQVHRLCHPCQIDYDFVGKLETLDQDAAQLLRLLKVDKLLHFPPSYRNRTASSWEDDWFAKIPLAWRQQLYKLYEADFVLFGYPKPENLLRD; translated from the coding sequence ATGGCCAAGGCCCGGCTCTTCCGCCTGTGGCTGGTCCTGGGCTCTGTGTTCATGATCCTCCTGATCATCGTGTACTGGGACAACGTGGGCACGGCCCACTTCTACCTGCACACTTCCTTCTCCAGGCCGCACCCCCTGGAGGGCCTGCCCACCGCCGGGCAGCGGGAAGAGAAGGAGCTCCCGGCCGACATGGACGAGTTTTTGGAGAAGCTGCTCAGTGGCGGCGCGAAGCAGAACGTCCTTTCCGGGAAAAAGATGGAGCAGCCCTCCCTGCTGGCCTCCGGCAGGCCCGTGCTGAGCAACGTGGAGGAGAGGATAAGGGGCTACGACTGGTCCACGCACGGCGCGCAGCAGAGCCCAGACCTGGACCGCCGGCAGGCCGAGAGGAGGAGCGTGCTGCGAGAGCTCTGCGCCAACGCGAGCTTCGTGTTCCCCACCAAGGAGCGCTCCTTCGACGACATCCCCAACTACGAGCTGAACCACCTCATCGTGGACGACCGCCACGGCGTCATCTACTGCTACGTGCCCAAGGTGGCCTGCACCAACTGGAAGCGCGTGATGATTGTGCTGAGCGAGAGCCTCTTGGACCAGGGCGCGCCCTACCGCGACCCCCTGGACATCCCCCGGGAGTACGTCCACAACTCCAGCACCCACCTCACCTTCAACAAATTCTGGCGTCGCTACGGGCGGTTCTCGCGCCACCTGATGAAGATCAAGCTGAAGAAGTACACCAAGTTCCTGTTCGTGCGGGACCCCTTCGTCCGCCTCATCTCCGCCTTCCGAAGCAAGTTCGAGCTGGAGAACGAGGAATTCTACCGCAAGTTTGCCGTCCCCATGCTCAAGATGTACTCCAACCACACCAGCCTGCCCGCGTCGGTCAGCGAGGCCTTCAGCGCCGGCCTCAAGGTGTCCTTCGCCAACTTTATCCAGTACCTTCTGGACCCGCACACCGAGAAGCTGGCGCCCTTCAACGAGCACTGGCGGCAGGTGCACCGGCTCTGCCACCCCTGCCAGATAGACTACGACTTTGTGGGCAAGCTGGAGACGCTGGACCAGGATGCGGCCCAGCTCCTCCGGCTCCTCAAGGTGGACAAGCTTCTCCACTTCCCGCCCAGTTACCGCAACAGGACTGCCAGCAGCTGGGAGGACGACTGGTTCGCCAAGATCCCCCTGGCCTGGAGGCAGCAGCTTTACAAACTCTATGAAGCCGATTTTGTTCTCTTTGGCTACCCCAAGCCCGAAAACCTGCTTCGAGACTGA